A window from Thiosulfatimonas sediminis encodes these proteins:
- a CDS encoding DUF4381 domain-containing protein: MDPQVLQQLHDIQLPDPIGWWPLAFAWWILLLSVTSIIIGIIWYFTDQRRRNVYRRQAQRQLQQIMRQDSPDTNKILQINALLKQVAISAYGRRRVAALHQTQWLQFLQQNANYIPQPPSIPQHSDRIYAPPSQQTNELINAWHDYAKRWIKGHHQ, translated from the coding sequence ATGGACCCACAGGTTTTACAACAACTGCACGACATACAACTTCCCGATCCGATCGGCTGGTGGCCTCTGGCTTTTGCATGGTGGATTTTATTGCTCTCGGTCACCTCAATTATCATCGGCATCATCTGGTATTTTACTGACCAAAGACGTCGCAATGTCTACCGTCGTCAAGCACAACGCCAGCTACAACAAATCATGCGCCAAGATAGCCCCGACACAAATAAAATCCTACAAATTAACGCGCTCCTTAAACAGGTTGCTATTAGTGCATACGGCCGCCGTCGCGTGGCGGCATTACATCAAACCCAATGGCTGCAATTTCTTCAACAAAATGCTAACTACATTCCGCAACCCCCAAGCATTCCACAACACAGTGATCGAATTTATGCCCCACCAAGCCAACAAACCAACGAGCTGATTAATGCTTGGCACGATTACGCCAAACGCTGGATTAAAGGGCATCATCAATGA
- a CDS encoding DUF58 domain-containing protein yields MNETIYSHLDELIAWRFHVKQKKLLSQQKLLASSQGDHHAVRKGRGMTFSEVRQYQPGDDIRHIDWRVTARTQKVHTKLFVEEHERPTLILAEQTPALFFGSQVRLKTAQVLNLAAIIGWVALQQQERVGGICFNGRQQISLPPKKTQQNLLNFLQQTVDLQQQLEKPGITQSQYWQQALQQLQRNLKPGSKVFLIGDMLQFDATLLANLKQLKSHAEVVALHVFDPLEQHIPELGWLNIQGLQNQLMRLDSFRSKTRQNYADLYQQQWQETQQGFHRLRIPLLAISNQEQPVKALIQKHLIG; encoded by the coding sequence ATGAACGAGACGATTTATAGCCATCTTGACGAGCTGATTGCTTGGCGGTTTCACGTGAAGCAGAAAAAACTGCTGAGCCAGCAAAAACTGCTCGCCAGCAGCCAAGGGGATCACCATGCAGTCCGCAAAGGACGGGGGATGACATTCAGCGAAGTGCGACAGTATCAGCCCGGCGACGACATTCGACATATCGACTGGCGCGTCACCGCACGTACTCAAAAAGTCCATACCAAGCTGTTTGTTGAAGAACATGAGCGTCCAACCTTAATTTTAGCGGAGCAAACGCCAGCGCTCTTTTTTGGCTCACAAGTGCGCTTAAAAACCGCGCAAGTTCTCAATTTAGCCGCGATTATCGGCTGGGTTGCTCTGCAACAACAAGAACGTGTCGGCGGCATCTGCTTTAATGGTCGCCAGCAGATTTCGTTGCCGCCTAAAAAAACACAGCAGAACCTACTCAATTTTTTACAGCAAACCGTTGACCTTCAGCAGCAACTCGAAAAACCGGGCATCACCCAAAGCCAGTACTGGCAACAAGCATTACAGCAGCTGCAACGCAATTTAAAACCCGGTTCTAAAGTCTTTTTAATTGGCGATATGCTGCAATTTGATGCCACTTTATTGGCCAACTTGAAACAACTAAAAAGCCATGCGGAAGTTGTCGCCCTTCATGTATTTGACCCTTTGGAACAGCACATTCCCGAATTGGGCTGGCTCAACATCCAAGGACTCCAAAATCAACTGATGCGCTTAGATAGTTTTCGCAGCAAAACGCGCCAAAACTACGCCGATCTGTATCAGCAGCAGTGGCAAGAAACTCAACAAGGCTTCCATCGATTACGCATCCCGCTCTTAGCCATCAGTAATCAAGAACAGCCGGTAAAAGCCTTAATCCAAAAACATTTAATCGGCTAA
- a CDS encoding AAA family ATPase has protein sequence MSANESTLLAGFQQLQQQINQQIIGQPKLTERMLIALLADGHILVEGPPGLAKTKAIKTLSELIEGSFHRIQFTPDLLPSDITGTEIYRPETGLFEFQSGPIFHNLLLADEINRAPAKVQAALLEAMAEGQVSVGKRSLPMAPLFMVMATQNPLEQEGTYPLPEAQLDRFMMHLEVDYPEAEAERQILDLVENEARQNESTIGVQMTQTQLFAARQAVLNLYMADSIKDYIVQLVIATRQGEKYSQELADWIAVGVSPRATIALSLGARAHAWLNGQEFVTPDNVQAIIHDVFRHRLLLNFEAQAQNLSEDDVTDKILQLVPIA, from the coding sequence GTGTCAGCCAACGAATCGACCCTACTTGCAGGTTTTCAACAACTGCAACAGCAAATCAACCAACAGATTATCGGCCAACCAAAACTGACCGAACGAATGCTTATCGCTTTACTCGCAGACGGGCATATTTTGGTCGAAGGACCGCCAGGACTGGCAAAAACCAAAGCCATCAAAACCCTGTCGGAACTGATAGAAGGGAGTTTCCATCGGATTCAGTTCACTCCAGATCTTTTGCCATCAGATATTACCGGCACGGAAATCTATCGTCCGGAAACCGGGTTGTTTGAATTTCAAAGTGGACCGATTTTTCACAATCTACTGTTGGCCGATGAAATCAACCGTGCACCTGCAAAAGTTCAAGCCGCCCTTTTAGAAGCCATGGCCGAAGGACAAGTCAGTGTTGGCAAACGCTCTCTACCAATGGCACCACTATTTATGGTGATGGCCACGCAAAACCCACTGGAACAAGAAGGCACCTATCCATTGCCGGAAGCGCAGTTGGATCGCTTTATGATGCATCTCGAAGTGGATTACCCAGAAGCTGAAGCAGAGCGCCAGATTTTAGACTTAGTTGAAAACGAAGCACGTCAAAACGAATCCACCATCGGCGTTCAGATGACACAAACGCAATTGTTTGCCGCACGCCAAGCGGTGCTCAATCTTTATATGGCTGACAGCATTAAAGACTACATTGTGCAACTCGTCATCGCCACGCGCCAAGGCGAGAAATACAGTCAAGAACTGGCTGACTGGATTGCCGTTGGCGTCAGTCCCCGTGCGACCATCGCCCTATCACTTGGCGCACGCGCCCACGCGTGGCTCAACGGCCAAGAGTTTGTCACCCCAGACAATGTTCAGGCCATTATTCACGATGTCTTCCGACACCGCCTATTGTTAAACTTTGAGGCACAAGCGCAAAACCTGAGCGAAGACGACGTGACCGATAAAATACTGCAATTGGTTCCGATAGCCTAA
- a CDS encoding alpha/beta hydrolase: MQKRWLAPILGALLISGVGYAPGTYAATTQEVTQQQQGLTLNANLMLADGKGFADEMVLLTHGTLTHKERSTYAALQKNLANNGISSLAINLSLGLDNRHGEYDCAVPHTHKHTDALNEIGYWMTWLQQQGAEKVTLMGHSRGGNQTAWYAAERDSDQVAKVILIAPATGEQQSAKDYADKAGKPLAPILQQAQQMVEAGKGTQMLKDTYFIYCKDAQVSAAAFADYYTVKGQFDTPTLLKEIAKPTLVVIGTADDVVADLPEKIAPLADAGKINVISLEDADHFFLDFANEDLAAAAAEFIRSE, encoded by the coding sequence ATGCAAAAGAGATGGCTAGCGCCAATTTTAGGGGCTTTATTAATCAGCGGTGTTGGTTATGCGCCCGGCACCTATGCAGCAACAACACAAGAGGTAACGCAACAGCAGCAGGGACTGACTCTGAATGCGAATTTAATGTTGGCAGATGGTAAAGGGTTTGCGGATGAAATGGTGTTATTAACCCACGGAACCTTAACGCATAAAGAGCGCTCTACCTACGCCGCTTTGCAGAAAAATTTGGCAAATAACGGCATTAGCTCATTGGCCATTAACCTCTCCTTGGGATTGGATAATCGCCATGGCGAGTATGATTGTGCTGTGCCACATACTCACAAGCACACGGACGCGCTCAATGAAATTGGTTATTGGATGACTTGGTTGCAGCAACAGGGCGCCGAGAAAGTGACCTTGATGGGGCATTCGCGCGGTGGAAATCAAACGGCTTGGTATGCCGCAGAGCGCGATAGCGATCAGGTGGCGAAAGTCATTTTAATTGCGCCGGCAACGGGTGAACAGCAATCGGCGAAGGACTATGCTGATAAAGCCGGTAAGCCGTTAGCGCCGATTTTGCAGCAAGCGCAGCAGATGGTTGAAGCGGGCAAAGGAACCCAGATGTTAAAAGATACTTATTTTATCTACTGTAAAGATGCGCAAGTTAGTGCAGCCGCTTTTGCCGACTATTACACGGTTAAGGGGCAGTTTGATACACCGACGTTGCTGAAAGAGATTGCCAAACCGACCTTGGTGGTAATCGGCACGGCGGATGATGTGGTTGCAGATTTACCTGAGAAGATTGCTCCTTTGGCAGATGCAGGCAAGATTAACGTAATTTCTTTAGAAGATGCAGATCACTTTTTCCTCGATTTTGCGAATGAGGATTTAGCCGCCGCTGCCGCTGAGTTTATTCGCAGCGAGTAA
- a CDS encoding DUF2189 domain-containing protein: MATEISPNLIQDHYTESGEHIVSRGCKVSAIGTWLKKGALDISHAPIASLFYGAIMALCVMLVYTSFQQQPIMMFKMATLFVMLTPFLATGLYATSCQLSRHQQPNLMRSLFAWRQNKAEFAFFALLLGVIIAIWSRITPLIGAIIESNSLLIVNPNQGVMSFLTSEAGQAFMMYFLIGALFLAAIVFALSVVTIPLLLRDRNIGVISAMILSVKVVGQNKLVMLLWALTIGVLVSIGIVTLGLAMLVVMPLLGYASWHAFNDLIEVDDKQSIYDIDV; this comes from the coding sequence ATGGCAACTGAAATTTCACCAAACCTAATTCAAGATCACTACACCGAAAGCGGTGAACACATTGTTTCACGCGGCTGCAAAGTCTCTGCCATTGGCACTTGGCTGAAAAAAGGTGCTTTGGATATAAGCCATGCACCGATTGCCTCTCTGTTTTACGGCGCAATTATGGCGCTTTGCGTCATGCTGGTTTACACCAGTTTTCAACAACAACCCATTATGATGTTTAAAATGGCAACCTTATTTGTCATGCTAACCCCCTTTTTAGCAACCGGACTCTACGCCACCTCCTGCCAACTCTCGCGGCACCAACAGCCAAACCTTATGCGCAGCCTCTTTGCTTGGCGACAAAATAAAGCAGAATTTGCATTTTTTGCCCTATTACTTGGGGTAATCATCGCTATTTGGAGCCGTATCACTCCACTGATTGGTGCCATTATCGAATCCAACTCGCTCCTCATCGTCAATCCGAACCAAGGTGTCATGAGCTTTCTAACGTCCGAGGCCGGACAAGCCTTTATGATGTATTTCTTGATTGGCGCCCTGTTTCTCGCTGCGATTGTTTTTGCACTCAGCGTCGTTACCATTCCACTCTTATTACGCGACCGCAATATCGGCGTCATTTCCGCGATGATTTTAAGCGTCAAAGTGGTAGGCCAAAACAAATTGGTTATGCTGCTTTGGGCGCTCACTATCGGGGTTTTAGTGAGCATCGGGATTGTCACGCTCGGCCTAGCGATGCTGGTTGTTATGCCTTTGCTCGGCTATGCTTCATGGCACGCTTTTAACGACCTTATCGAAGTAGATGATAAACAATCTATTTACGACATCGACGTTTGA
- a CDS encoding methyltransferase domain-containing protein produces the protein MKQDSAKPITSPLQDRNFDKLVDKFEKKVYDTLKGEWRLTLLKEDLEALRTSAPLRIWDAGCGFAQISQWFAEAGHQMTLCDLSHQMLLRAQANFAAAELSATFIEGPAQQIAQQLEPFDVVIFHAVLEWLAEPKATLQTIAEKVQPGGTLSLLFYNRNAVVISNALKGGWRLPFLLNDEYIGKGKKLTPPNPQIPEEVCDWLAQWGFEIEVHTGIRVFHDYMGQEAMQHSDSEQLLALEYRYCRQPTYRNLARYIHLRAKRIA, from the coding sequence ATGAAACAAGATTCTGCTAAACCAATAACTTCCCCATTGCAAGATCGCAATTTCGATAAATTAGTCGATAAATTCGAGAAAAAGGTCTACGACACGTTAAAGGGTGAGTGGCGGTTAACGCTGCTAAAAGAGGATTTAGAAGCCTTACGAACGAGTGCGCCTTTGCGGATTTGGGATGCTGGTTGTGGGTTTGCGCAAATCAGCCAATGGTTTGCTGAGGCCGGTCACCAGATGACACTTTGTGATTTATCGCATCAGATGTTATTACGCGCGCAAGCCAATTTTGCCGCCGCAGAATTGTCTGCCACTTTTATTGAAGGGCCGGCGCAACAGATTGCACAACAGTTGGAACCATTTGACGTGGTTATTTTTCATGCGGTATTGGAGTGGTTAGCCGAGCCGAAAGCGACCTTGCAAACCATTGCCGAGAAGGTACAGCCCGGTGGAACCTTGTCTTTGTTGTTTTATAACCGCAATGCGGTGGTGATAAGCAATGCCTTGAAAGGGGGTTGGCGTTTGCCATTTTTATTGAACGATGAGTATATCGGAAAAGGCAAAAAGCTCACACCGCCTAACCCACAAATACCGGAAGAGGTTTGTGATTGGCTGGCGCAGTGGGGGTTTGAAATTGAAGTACATACCGGTATTCGAGTTTTTCATGATTATATGGGGCAGGAGGCGATGCAGCATAGTGATAGCGAGCAGTTGCTGGCATTGGAATACCGTTACTGCCGTCAACCAACCTATCGAAATTTGGCGCGCTATATACATCTGCGCGCTAAACGGATCGCTTAA
- a CDS encoding DNA/RNA non-specific endonuclease, whose translation MKLSSLAKPLFRILIRHPKWWAFALIAVALWYAYERFYARPQMAYMGVPQIVQLHSGYDFSHILRYDGFMLAYSEALKNPLWVTYKVTAKKFESGARPSRFQSEPFSLSRISHDDYTGSGYDRGHMAPNYVIATRYGRQAQLDTFTMTNISPQKPNLNQKSWQRLEEIVANDFSKQYGDFWVVTGPIFDTAPKSLKNSSVAIPVAFYKILIRPSNEEQPANALAFIFPQTARPNESLNKFVSTIDEIEARTGIDFFADLEDEFEVLLESSKTPQAWNLNAVANRPSRY comes from the coding sequence ATGAAATTGTCCAGTTTGGCGAAACCGCTGTTTCGCATCTTAATACGTCATCCAAAATGGTGGGCATTTGCGTTGATTGCGGTGGCGCTTTGGTATGCCTATGAGCGCTTCTATGCACGTCCGCAAATGGCGTATATGGGGGTGCCGCAAATCGTTCAGCTACATTCTGGTTATGATTTTAGCCATATTTTGCGTTATGACGGTTTTATGTTGGCCTACTCTGAAGCGTTAAAAAATCCGCTTTGGGTGACTTACAAAGTGACGGCCAAAAAGTTTGAATCGGGTGCGCGTCCTAGTCGTTTTCAAAGTGAACCGTTTTCGTTAAGTCGAATCTCGCATGATGATTACACTGGTTCTGGTTATGATCGCGGCCACATGGCGCCAAATTATGTGATTGCAACCCGCTATGGTCGTCAAGCGCAGCTGGACACTTTTACCATGACCAATATCAGCCCACAAAAACCGAATTTGAATCAGAAATCATGGCAGCGCTTGGAGGAGATCGTCGCGAATGATTTTTCCAAACAATATGGTGATTTTTGGGTGGTGACGGGGCCGATTTTTGATACGGCGCCCAAATCGCTCAAAAATTCTTCGGTGGCCATTCCGGTGGCTTTTTATAAAATTTTGATTCGCCCGAGCAACGAAGAACAGCCAGCGAATGCGTTGGCGTTTATCTTCCCGCAAACCGCGCGACCTAATGAAAGTTTGAACAAGTTTGTCAGTACGATTGATGAAATAGAAGCCCGAACGGGTATTGATTTTTTTGCCGATTTGGAAGACGAATTTGAAGTGCTGTTAGAGTCGAGTAAAACACCGCAGGCATGGAATTTGAATGCCGTTGCCAATCGCCCATCGCGCTATTGA
- the cmoA gene encoding carboxy-S-adenosyl-L-methionine synthase CmoA, translated as MKLPTQKDTLYNVVHEAVGAFQFDESVVAVFPDMISRSVPGYQTILTGIGELTKLHAKAHTRLYDLGCSLGAATLTMRRALDAEAGCSIIALDNSSAMVERAHEYLQAFHSDVPVELHCADMCDFEISNASVVVINFTLQFINPEQRQPLIQKIYDGLVPGGVLILSEKIHFEDTTLQASIEHMHWQFKRANGYSELEISQKRSSLENVLISDSEQTHLQRLKTVGFSSAGIWFQAYNFASFIAVK; from the coding sequence ATGAAACTCCCTACGCAAAAAGACACGCTCTATAACGTAGTACATGAAGCGGTCGGCGCTTTTCAGTTTGATGAATCGGTTGTGGCGGTTTTTCCGGACATGATTTCGCGCTCTGTCCCGGGTTATCAAACCATTTTGACCGGCATTGGTGAACTGACTAAGTTGCACGCTAAAGCGCATACGCGACTCTATGATTTGGGGTGTTCTCTTGGTGCGGCGACGTTAACCATGCGCCGTGCATTGGATGCCGAAGCGGGATGCTCAATCATCGCTTTGGATAATTCCAGTGCAATGGTAGAGCGCGCACATGAGTATCTTCAAGCATTTCATTCGGATGTGCCGGTTGAATTGCATTGCGCCGATATGTGCGATTTTGAAATTAGTAATGCATCGGTGGTCGTGATTAACTTTACCTTGCAGTTTATCAATCCAGAACAGCGTCAGCCGCTTATCCAGAAAATTTATGATGGTTTAGTTCCGGGCGGTGTACTGATTTTGTCGGAAAAAATTCATTTTGAGGATACGACTTTGCAGGCCAGTATTGAGCATATGCATTGGCAATTTAAGCGTGCCAACGGTTATTCTGAACTGGAGATTAGTCAAAAGCGCTCATCCTTAGAAAACGTCCTTATTTCGGATAGCGAGCAGACCCATCTTCAGCGTCTTAAAACGGTTGGTTTTAGCAGTGCCGGCATTTGGTTTCAGGCTTATAATTTTGCCTCTTTTATCGCGGTTAAATAA
- the cmoB gene encoding tRNA 5-methoxyuridine(34)/uridine 5-oxyacetic acid(34) synthase CmoB, with protein MKQHYESFWTHLEEERLQPWREQLPALIDDALHPEGNGNLPRWLEALQQIRLYPQAHNFNLNADTVSVAEGSPLSAEQKAALRQTLRVFHPWRKGPYSVHDIFIDTEWRSDWKWQRVRPHLADLRGRKVLDIGCGSGYHLWRMAGEGPQLAVGVDPSLLFLNQFLVMKHFIGPQVPAYFLPLTLEQLPVSTKGGAFDTVFSMGVLYHRRSPIDHIYELKAQLRAGGELVLETLVVPESFGQLLVPEDRYAQMRNVWFLPSVPELEIWLRRCGLVNVRCVDLDQTSIEEQRSTEWMEWNSLQSFLDPQDHNKTIEGYPAPLRAVMVCNTPQ; from the coding sequence GTGAAACAACACTATGAGAGCTTTTGGACGCATCTTGAAGAAGAGCGTTTACAACCTTGGCGCGAGCAATTACCGGCTCTGATTGATGATGCTTTGCATCCCGAAGGCAATGGAAATTTGCCGCGCTGGTTGGAAGCGTTACAGCAGATTAGACTTTATCCGCAAGCCCATAATTTTAATCTCAATGCCGATACGGTGAGTGTTGCAGAGGGTTCGCCATTGAGTGCTGAGCAGAAAGCAGCGTTGCGGCAGACCTTGCGAGTATTTCATCCGTGGCGTAAAGGGCCATATTCGGTCCATGATATTTTTATTGATACTGAGTGGCGTTCGGATTGGAAATGGCAGCGGGTACGGCCACATTTGGCAGATTTGCGCGGACGTAAAGTGCTGGATATTGGTTGCGGCAGTGGCTATCACCTGTGGCGGATGGCGGGAGAAGGTCCGCAATTGGCGGTAGGGGTTGATCCAAGTTTGTTGTTTTTGAATCAGTTTTTGGTGATGAAACATTTTATTGGTCCGCAAGTACCAGCGTATTTTTTGCCGCTGACCTTAGAGCAGTTACCCGTGTCTACAAAGGGTGGCGCTTTTGATACGGTGTTTTCGATGGGCGTTTTATATCACCGTCGTTCACCGATTGATCATATTTATGAGCTTAAGGCACAGCTGAGGGCGGGCGGCGAATTGGTTCTGGAAACCCTAGTGGTACCGGAATCATTTGGTCAGCTGTTGGTACCTGAAGATCGCTATGCGCAAATGCGTAATGTTTGGTTTTTGCCGTCTGTGCCGGAACTGGAAATCTGGTTGCGCCGTTGTGGATTGGTGAATGTGCGTTGTGTTGATTTAGACCAGACCTCGATTGAAGAACAGCGTAGCACCGAATGGATGGAATGGAACTCGTTGCAAAGTTTTTTGGATCCGCAAGACCACAATAAAACCATTGAAGGCTATCCGGCACCTCTGCGCGCTGTGATGGTGTGCAATACCCCACAGTAG
- a CDS encoding ArsR/SmtB family transcription factor — METANLKLCLFEQLAQIGKSLGHANRLMILDILAQAPQHVETLSNKLQLSIANVSKHLQSLKQAGLVICEKNGSQRIYRLSTPEIVPLIHAMRQVAEQQMAEVSQILHQQLNPKAPLMPFNPKELKKHLDANEITLLDVRPEDEYQFGHIKGSINIPIDQLADKMPMLPKDKPLIVYCRGPYCLWSYQAVEQLNQQAFQASRMAQGYPDWQTLPQS, encoded by the coding sequence ATGGAAACCGCTAATTTAAAACTCTGCCTATTTGAACAGCTTGCCCAAATCGGCAAATCCCTCGGACACGCCAATCGCCTGATGATTTTAGATATCCTCGCGCAGGCGCCGCAACACGTTGAAACCCTAAGCAACAAATTGCAATTGAGCATTGCCAATGTCTCCAAACATTTGCAAAGCTTGAAACAAGCCGGACTAGTTATCTGCGAAAAAAACGGTTCGCAACGCATTTATCGCCTTAGCACACCGGAGATTGTGCCGCTAATTCATGCTATGCGCCAAGTTGCAGAACAGCAAATGGCCGAAGTTTCACAAATTTTGCATCAACAATTAAACCCCAAAGCGCCCTTAATGCCGTTCAATCCGAAAGAACTTAAAAAACATTTAGACGCTAACGAGATCACCCTATTGGATGTTCGTCCGGAAGACGAATATCAATTCGGCCATATTAAAGGGTCGATTAATATCCCAATCGACCAACTGGCCGACAAAATGCCAATGCTGCCCAAAGATAAACCATTGATTGTTTATTGTCGCGGTCCATACTGCTTGTGGTCTTATCAAGCGGTTGAACAACTCAACCAACAAGCGTTTCAAGCCAGCCGTATGGCGCAAGGTTATCCAGATTGGCAAACCCTACCGCAAAGCTAG
- a CDS encoding AAA family ATPase has protein sequence MPAQAEFAALKRHLQSVIVGQEPLLDKLMVALLTGGHVLLEGPPGLAKTTAVKALAEGIHSSFQRIQFTPDLMPGDVVGSDVLEKDTGALCFVPGPIFHDIVLADEINRAPPKVQSALLEAMAEKQVTASGKTRPLPELFLVLATQNPLEQNGTYPLPEAQLDRFMLHILLDYPSPEEELEILRRDRQRHFGEDHASLHSALTPAQVMQARHQVAEQYVSEPVEAYMVHLVTATRRLAELDSAMQDVLQVGASPRASLALLHASCAWAWLQGRDFVTPDDVQAMLPDVLRHRIILSFSAHAHGWHADKIIQRIIELVQIPVLDHAN, from the coding sequence ATGCCAGCACAAGCAGAATTTGCAGCGCTAAAACGCCATCTACAATCCGTGATTGTTGGGCAGGAGCCGCTACTTGATAAGTTAATGGTGGCGTTACTGACGGGTGGGCATGTGTTGCTAGAAGGGCCTCCGGGTTTGGCCAAAACCACGGCGGTTAAAGCCTTGGCAGAAGGGATTCACTCCAGCTTTCAACGGATTCAGTTTACTCCGGATTTAATGCCCGGTGATGTGGTTGGTTCGGATGTATTGGAAAAAGACACTGGCGCTTTGTGCTTTGTACCTGGGCCGATTTTTCACGATATTGTACTGGCGGATGAAATTAACCGTGCGCCGCCAAAAGTGCAGTCGGCCTTACTTGAAGCGATGGCTGAAAAACAGGTAACCGCGAGTGGTAAAACCCGCCCTTTACCGGAGCTTTTCTTAGTTTTGGCGACGCAAAATCCACTTGAGCAAAACGGTACATATCCTTTGCCAGAAGCGCAACTTGACCGTTTTATGCTGCATATTCTGCTCGATTACCCAAGCCCAGAAGAAGAACTGGAAATTTTACGACGCGATCGGCAGCGTCATTTTGGTGAAGATCATGCCAGTTTACACAGTGCCTTAACCCCTGCGCAGGTGATGCAAGCGCGGCATCAAGTCGCTGAGCAGTATGTTAGCGAGCCTGTCGAAGCTTATATGGTGCATTTAGTTACTGCAACGCGCCGTTTAGCAGAACTGGATAGTGCTATGCAGGATGTATTGCAAGTTGGCGCGTCACCGCGAGCATCTTTGGCATTGTTGCATGCCAGTTGTGCTTGGGCGTGGTTACAGGGTCGCGATTTTGTGACACCCGATGATGTACAGGCGATGTTGCCGGATGTGTTACGCCACCGAATTATTCTGAGCTTTAGTGCGCACGCTCATGGTTGGCACGCTGATAAAATTATTCAGCGGATTATTGAATTGGTGCAGATTCCGGTCTTGGATCATGCAAACTGA